In Methanococcoides sp. AM1, one genomic interval encodes:
- a CDS encoding MgtC/SapB family protein, whose amino-acid sequence MLTFDLGLDPVLYDFLTKAILSLLIGILIGIEREHHRKDQEVFAGVRTFAIVCLVGMLATYVAEVMDIAILQITTALVAASCFVLVYRIYTTIGKLGMTSSIALFSTYLLGVLVATGRYLFAIIIAVLITLLLIEKKPLHSFAQHLSDDEILNAVQFLVVAFILYPLMPEEPVMGVLNLKSAILIVVLVMFIGFVSYISLKRFGTRGGITYSGLFGGFISSEATTGALATMSKNRSSLMDALYIGILMSNISMIISNTLIALIVDPTASTMILMLPPQLAMLILTIGIVIIRRKENDVMTEPLEIGSPFALKPAFRFGAIFTILLVITSISSEFLGTAGVYASALGGLVSSSAVTASVAALAFSGNVSYTVAAQTAVIAGIISTLNKLVLVRISGSKELYCRSRNTMLLIAIVGISTLYLWSSYANHIGF is encoded by the coding sequence GTGCTAACATTTGACCTTGGACTGGACCCTGTATTATACGACTTTCTGACAAAAGCTATCCTGTCTCTACTGATAGGGATACTGATAGGTATAGAGAGGGAACATCACCGCAAGGATCAGGAAGTCTTCGCCGGCGTACGCACATTTGCAATAGTATGCCTTGTCGGCATGCTTGCAACCTATGTTGCAGAGGTGATGGATATCGCCATACTGCAGATCACCACGGCACTGGTTGCAGCTTCCTGTTTTGTGCTTGTGTACAGGATATACACGACCATTGGGAAGCTTGGGATGACAAGTTCCATAGCATTATTCTCAACTTACCTGCTTGGTGTGCTGGTAGCTACAGGACGGTACCTCTTTGCAATAATCATAGCTGTGCTCATTACTTTGCTGCTAATTGAGAAAAAACCACTTCATTCATTTGCACAACATCTCTCAGATGATGAGATACTCAATGCAGTTCAGTTCCTTGTTGTGGCTTTCATCCTATATCCGCTGATGCCTGAAGAACCTGTAATGGGAGTTCTGAACCTTAAATCAGCCATACTTATCGTGGTACTGGTAATGTTCATCGGTTTTGTCAGTTATATATCCCTCAAAAGATTCGGAACCCGCGGAGGAATAACATATTCAGGCCTTTTTGGAGGGTTTATAAGCAGTGAGGCAACCACAGGGGCACTTGCGACCATGTCAAAGAACAGATCCAGTCTGATGGATGCACTGTACATCGGGATATTGATGTCAAACATTTCAATGATAATCAGCAATACCCTGATCGCATTGATCGTGGATCCCACTGCAAGTACTATGATATTGATGCTCCCTCCACAGCTAGCAATGCTCATACTGACAATTGGGATAGTTATAATAAGGAGAAAAGAAAATGACGTTATGACCGAGCCACTGGAGATCGGTTCACCATTTGCACTAAAACCTGCATTCAGGTTCGGTGCGATCTTCACGATCCTTCTTGTCATTACTAGCATTTCAAGCGAATTCCTTGGTACTGCCGGAGTCTATGCATCGGCACTTGGAGGACTTGTCAGCAGTTCAGCAGTCACAGCCTCGGTTGCAGCACTGGCTTTCAGCGGGAATGTCTCATATACTGTGGCTGCTCAGACAGCAGTAATAGCAGGGATCATCAGTACGCTCAACAAGCTGGTCCTTGTAAGGATATCCGGATCAAAGGAACTCTACTGCCGCTCGAGGAATACCATGTTACTGATAGCTATCGTAGGGATATCCACATTATACCTGTGGAGCAGCTACGCCAATCATATCGGATTCTAA
- a CDS encoding YcaO-related McrA-glycine thioamidation protein, with the protein MSHISIDRSLQYMDGTQRVLDEEATLGNTKPHLKEIGVTRIASITDLDRLGIPVFSAIRPSAAEGAISIYSGKGASETQARISAMMESFERCLAERVGVNADIVEDVVAEEFIESVENAAKDYELLDPHSLLLSEPLPLENLVEWTQGWDLLREKEIYVPSNAVYHPYDSPGMSARLFRSNTNGLASGNVIEEAILHGLLEVIERDALSIAEFNRNPGREIVLTEEEGTNYELMKKFESNGVQLKLWLLPHDTGITSVVAATDDLDLKDPALLVMGAGSHLKPEIAIRRAITEAAQSRVVQIHGAREDTDRESFVRQIGYERMKRMNNFWYEGAETVTIGELNDISRSTPAENIDAVLDELRKITDSVIVVDLSRKSVGVPVVRVIIPGFEQYTLDRERVGHRVRQGRKQSASAEKPWKRRFGKQK; encoded by the coding sequence ATGTCCCATATCTCAATCGATCGATCATTACAGTATATGGATGGTACGCAGCGAGTTCTTGACGAGGAGGCCACTCTTGGTAACACCAAACCCCACCTGAAAGAGATAGGAGTCACAAGGATAGCCAGTATCACCGATTTGGACCGTTTAGGCATTCCGGTATTCTCTGCCATCAGGCCATCAGCTGCAGAAGGCGCTATTTCCATTTACTCCGGTAAAGGGGCAAGCGAGACCCAGGCACGAATCTCAGCCATGATGGAGAGCTTTGAGAGATGTCTTGCGGAGCGTGTAGGCGTAAATGCTGATATTGTTGAGGATGTGGTCGCCGAAGAGTTCATTGAGTCTGTTGAAAATGCCGCGAAGGACTATGAACTTCTTGATCCGCATAGCCTTCTCCTGTCCGAGCCGTTGCCTCTGGAAAACCTTGTCGAATGGACTCAGGGCTGGGACCTTTTACGCGAGAAGGAGATCTATGTCCCTTCAAATGCAGTATATCATCCATATGATTCCCCTGGCATGTCCGCAAGGCTTTTCAGAAGCAATACCAACGGCCTTGCATCGGGAAATGTCATAGAGGAAGCAATATTGCACGGTTTGCTGGAGGTCATCGAGCGTGATGCACTAAGCATTGCCGAATTCAACAGGAATCCGGGCAGGGAGATTGTCCTTACCGAAGAGGAAGGTACCAATTATGAGCTGATGAAGAAATTTGAATCGAATGGGGTGCAGCTCAAACTATGGCTGCTTCCACATGATACAGGCATAACCTCTGTTGTGGCAGCAACAGATGACCTGGACCTGAAAGATCCTGCTCTGCTTGTAATGGGTGCAGGTTCCCACCTGAAACCTGAGATCGCAATAAGAAGGGCCATCACCGAGGCTGCCCAGTCAAGGGTGGTGCAGATACACGGTGCCCGTGAGGACACTGACCGTGAATCCTTTGTCAGGCAGATTGGTTATGAGCGTATGAAGAGGATGAACAATTTCTGGTATGAAGGGGCAGAGACTGTCACGATCGGAGAATTGAATGATATTTCCAGGTCAACTCCTGCAGAGAACATCGATGCTGTGCTAGATGAACTGCGCAAGATCACGGACAGTGTCATTGTGGTCGACCTTTCCCGCAAGAGCGTAGGTGTCCCTGTTGTAAGGGTAATAATTCCAGGATTCGAGCAGTATACGCTTGACCGTGAACGCGTTGGCCATCGTGTGAGACAAGGACGCAAACAATCAGCATCTGCCGAGAAACCCTGGAAAAGAAGGTTCGGCAAACAAAAGTGA
- a CDS encoding CHASE4 domain-containing protein: MIFAITGVSQFIVKGSYIELEQQQAIKDAYGMRGVIESDLKSLEAVNLDYAMWDDSYEFILSHDEEYLRSNMVVDTFEIVRLDLVIYLDSSGEVVYGSTFDEQNQELKPLSGDMLEFLLFSNCLTHPEGANCSKSGFINLSDGLLLISSHPITKSDGDGPVRGALIMGRFLDSDEINYLSEDSGISIELLPPNDPQLPMGIWNEDSSDFFIETVDDDLLAGYYSIPDIFGNPAMVAKTTTPRLITKQGNETLYYFIISLLFVGVAFGFFLMFFLDFTVLRRISMISEDVQSIGIRKDLSSRLQVEGNDELSCLSDSINSMLQQLEGAHKDILMHKAKDSAILKAIPAMIIRMKPDGTILHRNYPLNGDLSLLSSLDINNIYDILPDDAAKLASRRIRDVVRSKDVGVAEYNISVGDRMVNLESRILTYGEDDVLAIITDNSHRKAAEHALIQAKLEAEAASRTKSEFLTNISHELRTPLNSVLSFSDIMLNGTFGELNEKQKKYVRNIYDSGSHLLLIVNNLLNISKVEAGKIYLSYERVVASEVIGNIRNLIDPLATRKNISVIVTVDPEDVSINADREKLIQILNNLASNAVKFTPDNGNIILGAKKSGAYLDFFVKDTGIGIAQEDLDRLFMPFVQIDSSTTREAGGAGLGLALVKKFVELHGGSVQVESNEGGGSTFTVSLPFERESWSGPK; the protein is encoded by the coding sequence ATGATCTTTGCTATTACCGGGGTTTCACAATTCATTGTAAAGGGAAGCTATATTGAATTGGAACAACAGCAGGCAATTAAAGATGCTTACGGGATGCGAGGGGTCATTGAGTCTGATCTGAAGTCATTAGAGGCGGTAAATCTTGATTATGCTATGTGGGATGATTCTTATGAATTTATTTTATCCCATGATGAAGAATATCTCCGATCCAATATGGTCGTAGATACTTTTGAGATTGTTAGGCTTGATCTTGTTATTTATCTCGATTCTTCCGGGGAGGTCGTTTACGGGTCAACTTTTGATGAACAAAATCAGGAACTTAAGCCACTATCTGGTGATATGCTGGAGTTCCTGTTATTTTCAAATTGTCTGACCCATCCTGAAGGTGCAAATTGTAGCAAATCCGGTTTCATCAATTTGTCGGATGGTCTGTTGCTCATCTCCTCACATCCAATAACGAAAAGTGATGGTGATGGCCCGGTTCGAGGTGCTTTGATAATGGGGCGCTTCTTAGACTCCGATGAAATAAACTATCTTTCAGAAGATTCCGGTATTTCAATAGAGCTGCTACCTCCAAATGATCCGCAATTGCCTATGGGAATTTGGAATGAGGATTCTTCTGATTTTTTCATAGAAACTGTTGATGATGATCTGCTTGCAGGTTATTATTCCATACCTGATATTTTTGGGAATCCTGCAATGGTTGCCAAAACCACAACTCCCCGTTTGATAACAAAACAAGGGAATGAAACACTGTATTATTTTATTATTTCACTTCTCTTTGTAGGTGTTGCATTTGGATTTTTTCTTATGTTCTTTTTGGATTTCACCGTGCTTAGGCGTATATCAATGATTAGTGAGGATGTACAATCCATTGGAATACGTAAGGATCTCTCTTCTCGTCTGCAGGTGGAGGGCAATGATGAACTTTCCTGTTTATCTGATTCCATAAACTCGATGCTTCAACAGCTTGAAGGAGCTCACAAAGATATACTGATGCACAAAGCCAAGGACAGTGCTATCCTGAAAGCTATACCAGCTATGATTATCCGCATGAAGCCTGATGGCACTATCCTACACCGCAATTATCCACTGAATGGTGATCTGTCTCTCCTTTCCTCTCTGGATATTAATAATATCTATGATATTCTCCCTGATGATGCTGCAAAGCTTGCGAGTAGGAGGATACGGGATGTCGTCAGGTCTAAGGACGTTGGAGTTGCAGAATACAACATCTCTGTCGGTGATCGGATGGTTAATCTTGAATCAAGGATCCTGACATACGGTGAAGATGATGTGCTTGCAATAATTACGGATAATTCACATCGCAAAGCTGCAGAACATGCTCTTATACAGGCAAAACTAGAAGCAGAAGCTGCAAGCCGTACAAAGTCCGAGTTCCTGACTAACATTAGTCATGAGTTACGCACTCCCTTAAATTCAGTTCTTAGCTTTTCAGATATCATGTTGAACGGTACTTTTGGTGAATTGAACGAAAAACAGAAAAAATATGTGAGGAATATTTATGATAGTGGTAGTCATCTTCTTTTGATCGTCAATAATCTCCTTAACATATCAAAAGTAGAAGCCGGAAAAATATATTTGTCATATGAAAGAGTTGTTGCATCTGAAGTTATAGGTAATATAAGGAATCTCATAGATCCACTTGCAACTAGAAAGAACATTTCTGTTATTGTGACCGTCGATCCGGAAGACGTTTCTATCAATGCTGATAGGGAGAAGCTCATCCAGATTCTCAATAACCTTGCGAGCAATGCTGTTAAGTTCACACCGGATAACGGGAACATAATACTTGGTGCAAAAAAATCAGGCGCCTATCTTGATTTTTTTGTGAAAGATACTGGCATTGGTATTGCTCAGGAAGATCTCGATAGATTGTTTATGCCATTTGTCCAGATCGATTCATCGACTACCAGGGAGGCTGGAGGGGCAGGTCTTGGTCTTGCTCTTGTAAAGAAGTTTGTAGAACTTCATGGTGGTTCTGTACAGGTGGAAAGTAATGAAGGGGGCGGCAGTACTTTTACAGTCTCCTTACCATTCGAAAGGGAAAGTTGGTCCGGCCCAAAGTAA
- a CDS encoding MBL fold metallo-hydrolase — MAQTRWEVLNLIVQQIFASGIAHSSYILGGNNTCAVIDPGRDIDIYMDAAAQMGWGITHVLETHLHADFISGHMELLERTGASLVVPRSANCKFDAMAVSEGDSFEIEDMIIEVLETPGHTPEHVSYVVTDSSRAEVPVCVFCGDTLFVGDVGRPDLFPGKAEELASKLYDSLHGKLLELPDFCEVYPAHGAGSLCGRAMAAKRSTTIGYERLYNYALNIGNRENFIRSLTENMPATPDHFSRCSEVNRIGPELVEDLLPLKAIPSEEFLGLLDDPENIVLDMLL; from the coding sequence ATGGCTCAAACAAGGTGGGAGGTCCTTAATTTGATCGTTCAGCAAATATTTGCAAGTGGAATAGCTCATAGTTCATACATTCTTGGTGGAAATAATACTTGTGCAGTGATCGATCCCGGTCGCGATATTGATATTTATATGGATGCTGCGGCTCAGATGGGCTGGGGGATAACCCATGTACTTGAAACCCATCTGCATGCAGATTTCATTTCCGGTCACATGGAACTTCTGGAAAGGACAGGTGCATCATTAGTAGTTCCACGTTCTGCAAATTGCAAATTCGATGCAATGGCGGTCTCAGAAGGGGATTCGTTTGAGATCGAGGATATGATAATAGAGGTTCTTGAAACTCCGGGGCATACACCTGAACATGTCTCCTACGTGGTGACTGACAGTTCACGCGCTGAGGTTCCTGTATGTGTCTTTTGTGGAGATACCCTTTTTGTAGGTGATGTTGGCAGGCCTGACCTGTTCCCGGGTAAAGCAGAAGAACTGGCTTCAAAATTATATGATAGTCTTCACGGGAAACTGCTGGAACTGCCTGATTTTTGTGAGGTATATCCTGCACATGGCGCAGGTTCCCTTTGTGGCAGGGCCATGGCTGCAAAGCGTAGCACGACCATCGGTTATGAAAGGCTTTACAATTATGCGTTGAACATAGGTAACCGGGAAAATTTCATCCGTTCACTTACGGAAAATATGCCTGCAACTCCGGACCATTTCAGCAGGTGTAGCGAAGTGAACAGGATCGGACCGGAATTGGTCGAAGATCTCCTTCCACTAAAGGCCATACCTTCGGAGGAGTTTCTGGGGCTGCTGGATGATCCTGAAAATATAGTCCTTGATATGTTGTTATGA
- a CDS encoding cysteine desulfurase, with translation MYDIHSVRKDFPVLDEVIYLDNGATTQTPVPAVNAMNDYFFKYAANHGRGAHRLARQTTDNYEDARDRIAEFLNTTPESTILTKNASESINMVALGIQWEAGDHVVTTLVEHHSNLLPWMRLREKGVEVTIVGSDREGCVDPKDIDAAITDRTRLVSVNHVSNVFGSIRDVEKITHIAQKNGAMVLVDGSQSAGHMPVDIKKIGCDFFATPGHKGLLGPQGTGILCIKEPDALEPTYVGGGTVHAVTTESYELEPSPSKFEAGTPNIPGVIGLGRAVEYVQEIGVEHIEKHEKELTTDAAKRLAEIEGVEIYGPKDRNGVVPFNVEGMNPHDVAMILDETRKICVRSGYHCAMPSVDMLGVEGTVRASFALYNTEEEVDSLIEGVEQITMLA, from the coding sequence ATGTATGACATTCATTCCGTACGCAAAGACTTTCCCGTCCTTGATGAAGTGATCTATCTGGACAATGGCGCTACAACCCAGACGCCTGTCCCGGCAGTCAATGCCATGAACGATTACTTCTTCAAATACGCAGCAAATCATGGTCGTGGAGCTCACAGGCTAGCCCGGCAAACTACCGACAACTACGAGGATGCTAGAGACAGGATCGCAGAGTTTTTGAACACCACACCTGAGAGCACTATCCTGACCAAAAATGCAAGTGAAAGCATCAACATGGTCGCCCTTGGTATTCAATGGGAAGCAGGCGATCACGTTGTGACAACTCTTGTGGAGCATCACTCAAATCTCCTGCCCTGGATGAGATTAAGGGAAAAAGGCGTAGAGGTCACCATCGTGGGATCAGACAGAGAAGGATGTGTGGACCCGAAAGATATTGATGCTGCAATTACTGACAGAACAAGACTTGTTTCTGTTAACCACGTCTCTAACGTATTCGGTTCCATAAGAGATGTTGAGAAAATAACACATATCGCACAGAAAAATGGTGCAATGGTGCTAGTGGACGGATCCCAGTCAGCAGGACATATGCCTGTGGACATCAAAAAGATAGGTTGCGACTTCTTTGCCACCCCCGGACACAAAGGACTACTCGGCCCACAGGGAACAGGGATACTCTGCATCAAAGAACCGGATGCCCTTGAACCTACATACGTTGGCGGAGGCACCGTCCATGCTGTTACCACAGAAAGCTATGAGCTGGAACCGTCCCCTTCAAAGTTCGAAGCAGGTACCCCGAACATTCCGGGAGTTATAGGCCTTGGTCGTGCTGTTGAATATGTACAGGAGATCGGCGTGGAACATATCGAGAAACACGAGAAGGAACTTACCACAGATGCTGCAAAGCGTCTTGCAGAGATAGAAGGCGTAGAGATCTACGGGCCAAAGGACAGGAACGGTGTCGTCCCGTTCAATGTGGAAGGTATGAACCCGCATGATGTTGCTATGATACTGGACGAGACCCGGAAGATCTGTGTACGCAGCGGTTACCACTGTGCAATGCCATCGGTCGACATGCTGGGAGTTGAGGGAACTGTACGAGCATCCTTTGCATTATATAATACGGAAGAAGAAGTTGACTCACTGATAGAAGGTGTTGAGCAGATAACAATGCTCGCATGA
- a CDS encoding rhodanese-like domain-containing protein, producing MICCYEAFGGRHIPGAYSIDLNSNFATFSGWLLPSDKDILLVTDTQTNASEAVVWLHRVGLDRIVGFLDGGMHSWSMKGLPTEHLCQISSLELDNMVRDDEDFILVDVRAVSEFNGGHIQNAINIPVHELRDSYNELDPDAKTVVICGSGQRSSMGASILQQKGFSDVHNVSGGMTGYNAAGFGPDCPLCALPWLPSGKVRKDS from the coding sequence TTGATATGTTGTTATGAGGCATTCGGTGGCCGTCACATACCGGGTGCATATAGCATTGACCTTAACAGCAACTTTGCTACATTCTCAGGTTGGTTACTCCCTTCTGATAAGGACATACTGTTGGTGACCGACACTCAGACGAATGCATCGGAAGCTGTGGTCTGGTTGCACAGGGTTGGTCTTGACAGGATAGTCGGATTTCTTGATGGGGGAATGCACTCATGGTCCATGAAAGGTCTTCCAACAGAACATCTCTGTCAGATTTCGAGCCTTGAACTCGATAACATGGTCAGGGATGATGAGGATTTTATTCTTGTGGATGTAAGGGCAGTTTCCGAGTTCAACGGAGGGCATATACAAAATGCGATCAACATCCCGGTACACGAGCTCAGGGATTCGTATAATGAACTTGATCCCGACGCAAAGACAGTTGTCATTTGCGGAAGCGGACAGCGCTCAAGCATGGGTGCAAGCATACTGCAACAGAAAGGCTTCAGCGATGTCCACAATGTTTCCGGCGGGATGACCGGTTACAATGCTGCAGGGTTCGGCCCTGACTGTCCGTTGTGTGCACTTCCGTGGCTACCTTCAGGGAAGGTCAGGAAGGATAGCTGA
- the nudC gene encoding NAD(+) diphosphatase, with protein MNTQYRPSFATEELVFHGDENNTGGKALYFPVHQRKILVDAESQPDDYFSCYPKKHIVYNTEIIYIGTLGDIPCYCFELEEELVEGNMQYFDLHDLYGTIDEEMLGIASRAVQMADFYRTHRYCGLCGGTTHYVPEETGMQCHNCEHLAYPRISPAVIILIEKEENLLMARSKHFPDGVYGLVAGFVEAGETIEHAAHREIKEEVGISVKDLNYFASQPWPFPSSLMLGFTANFAEGEIDVDVNEIEEACWFHVDEIPKLPGKKSISRALIDHFIDKHESCK; from the coding sequence ATGAATACACAGTACCGACCTTCTTTTGCAACCGAAGAACTGGTATTCCATGGCGATGAGAACAATACAGGCGGAAAAGCGCTCTATTTCCCCGTGCATCAGAGAAAGATATTGGTAGATGCTGAAAGTCAGCCTGACGACTATTTTTCATGCTATCCAAAAAAGCATATCGTCTACAACACTGAAATTATCTATATCGGAACACTCGGTGATATTCCATGTTACTGTTTTGAACTGGAGGAAGAGCTTGTTGAAGGCAATATGCAGTACTTTGACCTTCATGACCTGTATGGTACAATTGATGAGGAAATGCTTGGTATTGCTTCCAGGGCAGTTCAAATGGCTGATTTTTATCGCACTCACCGATACTGCGGATTATGTGGAGGAACTACCCACTACGTTCCGGAGGAAACCGGAATGCAATGTCACAATTGCGAGCATCTCGCTTACCCGCGGATAAGCCCGGCTGTTATAATATTGATAGAAAAGGAAGAGAACCTTCTTATGGCACGATCAAAGCATTTTCCGGATGGTGTCTATGGGCTTGTGGCAGGCTTTGTGGAAGCCGGAGAAACCATAGAGCATGCGGCCCACAGGGAAATAAAGGAAGAGGTCGGCATTTCCGTAAAGGACCTGAATTATTTTGCAAGCCAGCCATGGCCTTTCCCGTCCTCGCTGATGTTAGGATTTACAGCGAACTTTGCAGAAGGGGAGATCGACGTCGACGTAAATGAGATAGAAGAAGCCTGCTGGTTCCATGTGGATGAAATCCCAAAGCTTCCGGGAAAAAAGAGCATCTCACGTGCCCTCATCGACCATTTCATAGACAAACACGAAAGTTGCAAATAA
- a CDS encoding TfuA-related McrA-glycine thioamidation protein, translated as MRAVIFAGTSISHEDSREILDAVYLPPVARGDVDKVAGQGYDVIGIIDGVFFDRAAVAHKEIIRAMKKGIRVVGGCSMGALRASELDSHGMIGVGKVYGWYRDGIIEADDEVAVTTNPETFEQVSTPLVNIRETFREAVAKGIIDGETFEGLIRITKSIHYPQRSYLGVIKKAVDEGLLEDRDPLLEYCRNNASDVKREDAVLVLQTVKKIMETGE; from the coding sequence ATGAGGGCAGTTATCTTTGCAGGTACGAGTATCAGCCACGAGGATTCAAGGGAGATCCTCGATGCAGTTTACCTGCCACCTGTGGCAAGAGGCGACGTCGATAAGGTCGCCGGTCAGGGCTATGATGTAATTGGTATCATCGATGGTGTTTTCTTTGACAGGGCTGCAGTAGCCCACAAGGAAATAATCCGTGCGATGAAAAAAGGCATCAGGGTAGTTGGCGGATGCAGTATGGGTGCGTTGCGTGCTTCTGAACTTGATAGTCATGGCATGATCGGCGTAGGCAAGGTCTATGGCTGGTACAGGGATGGTATCATCGAAGCGGATGATGAGGTTGCAGTGACAACCAATCCCGAGACCTTTGAACAGGTATCGACACCGCTTGTTAACATAAGGGAGACTTTCAGGGAAGCAGTTGCGAAAGGCATTATTGATGGTGAGACCTTCGAAGGGCTTATCAGGATAACAAAGAGCATCCACTATCCTCAAAGAAGTTACCTTGGGGTAATTAAAAAAGCAGTTGATGAAGGACTTCTGGAGGACAGGGATCCATTGCTGGAATATTGCAGGAACAATGCCTCAGATGTAAAAAGGGAAGATGCAGTATTGGTGCTTCAGACGGTAAAAAAAATAATGGAAACAGGGGAATGA
- a CDS encoding metal-dependent transcriptional regulator, producing MDDITGLELSPRKIEYLKYLFERGDNVRTTEISNHMNVDPSTITKAINELASSGYVNHVPYRGFSLTEKGKDYAHFLLRRHRILSLMLNHYGLTAEESCAEVARFEGYVSKKAINAICDSMGHPTIGVCGRIEHDSCNLNHENHEENEE from the coding sequence ATGGACGATATAACAGGATTGGAACTTTCGCCAAGGAAGATCGAATACCTGAAATACCTTTTTGAAAGGGGCGACAATGTACGCACCACCGAGATATCCAACCACATGAACGTGGACCCTTCCACCATCACCAAAGCTATCAATGAGCTTGCTTCATCAGGATATGTGAACCATGTTCCATACAGAGGTTTCAGCCTTACGGAAAAAGGAAAGGATTATGCACACTTCCTGTTGAGAAGGCACAGGATACTGAGCCTGATGCTTAATCATTACGGGCTCACTGCGGAAGAATCATGTGCAGAGGTTGCAAGGTTTGAAGGTTATGTGTCAAAAAAAGCCATAAATGCCATTTGCGATTCAATGGGACATCCAACCATAGGAGTTTGTGGCAGGATCGAACATGACAGTTGTAACCTTAACCATGAAAACCACGAAGAAAATGAGGAATAA